A window of Ursus arctos isolate Adak ecotype North America unplaced genomic scaffold, UrsArc2.0 scaffold_16, whole genome shotgun sequence genomic DNA:
GGAAGCGTGGGAGGGACCAGGCAGACATTCTGGTGGGGAGGGGCCCACAGTCACTCTGCATGTGGAGGACAGGTCCCCTGAGCCTCTCTCAGAGGCCATAGcaggggcaggcctgggagggtTGGAGCGGGGAGGTGCCAGGAGGAAGCAGTAATGACTGTTTGCCTGGGCCCAGGATGAAAGGGCTGGCCGCACTCACGGTGTCATTAGCCACAGACACCTGGCTGTTGTCCCCAGGGGCAGActggctgggcagggggaggaccCTCAACCTCGAGGGTGAGGCTCCCCAGTCTTATCTCAGCCACTGCCCACCTAGGGAGAGACTCCCAGAACATCCCGGGCCCTCGCtccaggggagggctggggctggggacactTCCGCTTCTCTGCTCGCCCACAGCCCTGCTGTCTTGTGAAGGGCCTCCGCGGCTCTTCACGCGGGAGCTCTCCTGGCTGGTGGGCCAGAAGGCAGGGCCTGGCTGTAGGAGGCCCTTGCTGAGGGAGCCTGCAGCCTCAGGGGCCTGGACCTCTTGCTCCTAAATCAGTGTGCTGAAAAATGGGTTCATCAGCTTTCCCTGAGCCTGCTGCCCAACCAAGTCTGGTCTTGGGGACCCACGTCCTCGTGTCCTTGACCCTTCTCTGCCCTGCATGCTTGTCTTTCCTCCCAGTGTTGCTGGGGCCTCTGCCTCTCCGTCTGCCATCGCCTCACTCTTCCCGTCTCCAGCTCTTCCCTCTTGGCAGCCCTTCAGCCCAGCCCAAGGGTTGGCTCTGGCCACATTGGTTCCTAGCCCCCTTCCTGTAGCTCTCCATGGGGTGCGTGGGCCTCTGCGCCAGATGCAGGCCTGTCTCTGTCCCCCTCCGGCCAGGCCCTGGCCTCGCCCCAGGCTCCGGCAGCACCCACCTGCCCAGGCACCACCCATCCACCCAGTCCCCTCTTCCCAGGGCACCCTCTCCTTGTGTCGACTCGCTTTGAGTCATGTTTTGGGTCCTCTAGGATAACTGCTGGTCCTGCACCCCCAGGTAGGGGTCAGAGCCAACCCCCTGGCCCCCAGAACCCCAGGTGTCCCCCCATCAGAGTGGACGAGGGTCATGCTCACAGGGCTGTCCCCCGAGTGGCTGAGGCTCTCCCTTAGGCAGCAGGCCTCCTGCCCCTCAGTCCCCAGAATCTCCAGGAAGCAGGAGGCTCCAGGGTAGGACGCTGACTCAGTTGTGGGGTTCCCCTCTGTGGGCCTTGGGAAGCAGACACAGGTGATGGGGTGGGGCCAGGAGCTTTTCCGCTTTCCTTCCAAGAATGTGGAGCCAGGGAGGTGCACGTGGTGTGACTCAGGTGGACCGTGGCCCAGATGGGATGTCAGTGGGGATGCCCAGCAGGCCCTCACCCCGCCCTGCTCCATGCTCAGGTGTGTGGGCTCCCGGAATGTCGGCATTCTACTCAGACTGAGGAGCGGCCCCTGGGCGCCCCTGCAGCCCAAGTGCTGGGACCGTGCTTGGCTTCAGAGGGAGCCTGTGTGTGCGAAGAGGGCCCGGGGCTTGGGCTGGCCTGCCCTGGGCGGGGCCCCTCCGAGGCAGGTGTGTGACGCTTTGTGCCTCCTCCAGCACCCCTGGacccctgcccagcctggctCAGCTGCCTCCTCCGGGGCCTTCCTGGCCAAGCTTCTGTCAGCCCCGCCTGTCCACGTCTCGGGGCAGATGGGCCATGCCCGGCCTGGTGGAGCTGGTGGTCCTTCATGCCACCGCTGCAGCCGGGGGCTGCTCCTCAGGGACCCCCGGCTCCTGGtggaccccctcccccagtaGGGGCTCAGCAGTCTTGAGTTTGGCCCGTTAGCCCGGCCGGGGCTGGAAGTCATTCTGTGAGCAGGGCTGGTGGGGGATCTGTGGCCGAGGTGTGTGGACAGTCTCACCTGACTCAGGTCACTGCTGGTGGCAGTGTGAGCTCTGTGTCAGCCCAAGTGGCCCTCCTGTTCCCTCCCTGATGACTCCAGAGGCGGGCGCACTGAGGGCTAGGGGTAGGTGCAGGCCCAGGGCCGGGACCGCTGCACCGGGCTCTGGGGGCCCCCTTGTCCCTGAGAGACAGCGGGAGTCGGGCTCAGGCCTGGGCCTGGTGGTGACCGCCGTGCCTGCCCCCAGCAGCTGGTACTTCAGCGGCATCAGCCGCGCCCAGGCCCAGCAGCTGCTCCTGTCCCCGGCCAACGCGCCGGGCGCCTTCCTCATTCGGCCCAGCGAGAGCAGCCACGGGGACTACTCGCTATCAGGTACCGGACGGCTGCTCGGGCCTCTGTCCCAGCACTGGGGCGGGGCCCGAGTGACCCTGGCCTTGGGGTGGGTGCTCCCCAGGCTTTGCTGGCCCCACGTCAGGCCTGGTCACCTCGTGTCCGCTCGCCGGCTGGTCTGTCCACCTGCAGGCTCACTTCCCCGCTCCCCCGCCTTGATCCTTCGCCCACCACGGCTCACTCCTCCCTCACCCTCGCTTCCCTCATCCGCTCACTCTCGGACTCTCGGACTCATCTATATGCTGAGTGCCCGCCCGGTGCCCGCCCTGGGCCCCTCTCACTGCCCCTCAGCTTGCAGCTGCCCACGCTCCCTCCTTTCCCATGAGGCTCCGAGGCCCGGCCTGAGCCCGGCCCGGAGAAGGTCGTGGTGCTTCTCTGCGCATCTGGTCCGGGTGCTGGGAGGGCCTGGGGCGAGCTGCAGCCGAGACACGGCCTTCCGCTGTGCCCACTCCCCAGTCCGGGCCCAGGCCACCGTTCACCACTACCGTATCTCCACGGCGGCCGACGGTCTCTACCTGCAGAAGGGCCAGCTCTTCCCCAGCCTGCAGGAGCTGCTCGCCTACTACAAAGCCAACTGGAAGCTGATCCGGAACCCGCTGCTGCAGCCCTGTGTGCCCCAGGTGGGCCAGCCCCCGGCCACAGCTCCTGCCCAGTGGCCCAGCACGTGTCCAGCCGTGTGAGCAGGGCAGCAGGCCCAGGCCTGTCCCCGAGCATGGCTGGGGGGGTCTGAAAATGCCCGGGGGCACTGGGTGCCCCGGATCGGCCTCCACACTCCGGCCAGGGCCCTGCCTGGGGTTGGGTTTGCTCTCACGGGTGAGGCGTCTCCATCTCTGGGGActtctggggctggggtgggacgAGCCCTGTAGGGTCCCCTCACTCCCAgaccctgctcagcagaggggcGGTGAGGACCGGGGGCAAGCTTGGGGAGGCGTCCAGGGAGGGTGCCCACAGCAGCCGCAGGCCCAGGCGGAAGCTGTGGGAGGGGACGCTCGTCTGGGCTGGAACACCAGCACCCCAGCTCTCAGGGACCAGCCGTCCCGCCGGGGGCAGCAATCCAGTTCCTCCGGTTGCTAATGACAGTGTGGCTGCCGGTAATGACTGCGGGTGGGGTCCACCTCCAGCAAAGCTGCCCGTAGGTCCAGAAGCAAGTGGGGCCAGGCTTCTGGGGTCCGCACCTGGCTCCCCGGCCTGGCGCGCCGGGAGACACCGTCCGCTCTttccagggagcagcaggcagaggcccGGAGTGCCCTGCGCCCCCACGGAAGCTCCCCCAGCAGGACGAGTGGGAGCGGCCTCGCTCCGAGTTTGCCCTTCggaggaagctgggtgaaggcTACTTCGGGGAGGTGTGGGAAGGCCTGTGGCTGGGCTCCGCGCCAGTGGCGGTCAAGGTCATTAAGTCAGGTGGGTGAGGCCTGCTGGCCCCTGCGCGCCCTGCCCTCTGACCCCCGGAGCCCTGGGGCCGCACCGGGTGGTGTGGGCGGGTCCTGCAGTGGTGCCTTCTCCTGCAGCTTACACGAAGCTCGCAGACCTCAGCAAGGAGATCCAGACGCTGAAGAGCCTGAGGCACGAGCGTCTCATTCGGCTGCATGCCGTGTGCTCCACGGGCCAGCCCGTGTACATCGTCACCGAGCTCATGCGCAAGGGCAATCTGCAGGCCTTCCTGGGGAGTGAGcggctgccccctccccgcccctccccctggtgGCCGTCCGGGTGACCCAGACTTCCATCCAGGCCATGACCGCCTGGCCCCCTTCTCGGGCCTTTGACGCTACACTGGGCTCGACCCTCTGAGGCCCAGAGGGTTGCGGTGGGCTCTGGCCGGCAGTGGGTTCGGGCCCCCGGCCTGGGCCAGTCCTCTGCCTTGTGGAGGGGCAGTCAGAGCCTCACGGTTCCAGGCTGAGCCAAGGGCAGTGGGGTTGGGCGCACCCAGCCCCTTGCACCTGCCCTGTGTCTGGTCTCCCCTGGGGGCTCAGGCCAGGTTGCCCAGGGGCAGCCTCCCTGAGTGGTCACCGCACAGCATGGTGCCCCCTACAGCCTGGGCCGGTGGCGCTGCTCTCACCCTGTCTTAGGGGTATGGATACTGAGGCACGGAGGGATGGGATGGTGCAGACCCCCGCCCCCTGACCGTCCGCCTTGCCCCACAGCCCCCGAGGGGCGGGCCCTGGGCCTTCCTCTCCTGCTGAGCTTCGCCTGCCAGGTGGCCGAGGGCATGAGCTACCTGGAGGAGCGGCGCATCGTACACCGAGACCTGGCGGCCAGGAACGTGCTCGTGGGCGATGACCTGGCATGCAAGGTGGCTGACTTTGGCCTGGCCCGGCTACTCAAGGTCAGTTGGGGCTGGGACCCCTGGCCCCGCcgtggctgggaggggagggtgccACTCCGCCCACCCACCACTGGTCTCCCCCCACCCAGGATGACGTCTACTCCCCAAGCAGTGGCTCCAAGATCCCTGTCAAGTGGACGGCGCCCGAGGCGGCCAGCTACCGCATCTACTCTCCGAAGTCGGACGTCTGGTCCTTCGGTGTTCTCCTCTATGAGGTCTTCACCTATGGCCAGTGTCCCTATGAAGGTGGGCGCAAGGGAGTCTGCGGAGGGAGGCACACCCTGCCCCAGGGGTCCCTGAGCCTGGCAGGGTctggccaggggctgggtggtGGTGTCCACCAGGACCCTGGTGCAGAAGCGaggcagccctgcccagcccccctcaTTGCTCCTCTGCAGGGCTGAGCAACCATGAGACCCTGCAGCAGGTCACGCGAGGGTACCGGCTGCCGCGCCCGGCCTCCTGCCCTGCGGAGGTCTACACGCTCATGCTGGAGTGCTGGAGGGGCAGCCCCGAGGAGCGGCCGGCCTTCCCTGCGCTGCAGGAGAGGCTGAGTGCGGCCCATAGGCGCCTCACCCCCGCCCACACGTGACCCGGGGCgccagacacagggctggggCCATGCCTCCCTGCCCGGCGTGTCCCCCCAGGACGGTGCTGGCTGTTGACACATCCAGGGGCGCCGGTGGCCTGGAACTGGCTCTGGCTGTGGGCCTCACACCCTGACACACGTGTGGGGCTGATGTCCTTTGCTCCTGGACCTGGTGTCGCCGGCGAGGGAAGATGGCGGTGTAGCAGTCGGGGTGAAGCCTGAATGTGCTCTGGCCTCGGGGATTTGCTGGACACAGAAGCCCTGAGCCTGGTCCACGGCCCCCTGCCCACACCTACTGCCCCAGGCAGCCCCAACGCCCCCCAGGGTcaagagccagaggcagggctcccCGGTTTTCTGCAAAGTCCCCCCGTGGCCGATGCTGGGCTCCCAGGCAGACCCCGGGGTGGGGCCCGTGCAGCACGTGCTGGGCACACTGGCTGCCTGTGTACAGACCCGTGTGCTCAATAAACACGCGGTGCCCAACTCAGATGCACGCGCAGACCTGCCTCACGCACGGGTCGCGGCCCCCGAAGCCAGAACAGGAGCGGGAGCTAATGGGGTGGTCCACCAGCCGGGTGACCGAGGGAGAGCTGCCCCCCCCCGGGGACCCAGGCCCCCGCCCCTGAAGATGACTGCTGCAGGCGGCAGGAGTGGACAGTCCCCTGCATCTCCCTAAGGCCGCGGCTGAagtgagggagggcagggctgggtcagGCTGCAGGCAGTTCAGGCTGCGGGcctttcctgggggtggggcaaaggtCAGGGCTCAGAGTCCCTGCCTCTGTGGTTCAGGGTCCTGGGTGCTGgtcaggcaggggtgggggtggatgcCACGCTCTTCAGGCAACTGGGTCACAACCAACTCtctggggagaaggaagcagcCGGCATCCAGGATGTGACCGCTCCCACCAGGGCTGACTTCAGGCCACTGTTGGCGTCACTGAATGAGGAGCCGGCTGGGACAAGCTGGTTCTCACTCACCCCAGCTCCAGGCACCACGAGATGG
This region includes:
- the SRMS gene encoding tyrosine-protein kinase Srms, yielding MEPFLRKRLTFLSFFWDKIWPVAAPDDGVPGFPDPAASAEPGPPATEPCGAPAPAQLFRALYDFTARCSAELSVSRGDRLYALKAEGDYIFARRLSGPPSTGLVPITHLAKATPETLADYPWYFSGISRAQAQQLLLSPANAPGAFLIRPSESSHGDYSLSVRAQATVHHYRISTAADGLYLQKGQLFPSLQELLAYYKANWKLIRNPLLQPCVPQLPQQDEWERPRSEFALRRKLGEGYFGEVWEGLWLGSAPVAVKVIKSAYTKLADLSKEIQTLKSLRHERLIRLHAVCSTGQPVYIVTELMRKGNLQAFLGTPEGRALGLPLLLSFACQVAEGMSYLEERRIVHRDLAARNVLVGDDLACKVADFGLARLLKDDVYSPSSGSKIPVKWTAPEAASYRIYSPKSDVWSFGVLLYEVFTYGQCPYEGLSNHETLQQVTRGYRLPRPASCPAEVYTLMLECWRGSPEERPAFPALQERLSAAHRRLTPAHT